A genome region from Panicum virgatum strain AP13 chromosome 4K, P.virgatum_v5, whole genome shotgun sequence includes the following:
- the LOC120702448 gene encoding protein DWARF AND LOW-TILLERING-like, with product MLAGCSFSSSRHQMSTTQRFDILPCGFSKRSNRGDGAAAPRVAAGDARTGGGGGATCSFRAHPAPPVTQAVSWGAKPEPGGNGAGGVWERSSRAVKRAHEEGAGEEYGGPVVRAKRTRMGGDGDEVWFHQPIAGTVQAAGGGEGEEPEEEKVFLVPSAAAFPHAGLSLAAAKKEELSKSPSNSPASSGGTDGGSSALPPPELLPHARNGVPAPGEAGREAMELVVALTACADSLAARNHDAANYYLARLGEMASPAGPTPTHRVAAYFAEALALRVVRTWPHLFDVTPPRELADGDDDATALRILNAITPIPRFLHFTLNERMLRAFDGHDRVHVIDLDIKQGLQWPGLLQSLATRATPPAHVRITGVGESRQELQETGARLGRVAAALGLAFEFHAVVDRLEDVRLWMLHVKRGERVAVNCVLAAHRLLRDDTGAALADFLGLARSTGAAILLLGEHEDALNSGGWEARFARALRFYAAAFDAVDAAGLPDASPARVKAEEMFAREICNAVAFEDADRFERHESFAGWRRRMEEGGFQNAGLGDREVMQARMIARMFAPGNYSVQAQGNGEGLTLRWLDQPMYTVSAWAPVGDGGGGGSTVSASVSTTASHSQQS from the coding sequence ATGTTGGCTGGTTGCTCCTTCTCGTCGTCGAGGCATCAGATGAGCACCACGCAGCGATTTGACATCCTCCCCTGCGGCTTCTCCAAGCGGAGCaaccgcggcgacggcgccgccgccccgcgcgtcgCGGCCGGAGACGccaggaccggcggcggcggcggcgccacctgcTCCTTCCGCGCCCATCCGGCGCCGCCAGTCACCCAGGCGGTGTCATGGGGCGCCAAGCCGGAGCCCGGCGGcaatggcgccggcggcgtctgGGAGCGGAGCAGCAGAGCCGTCAAGCGGGCCCACGAggagggcgccggcgaggagtaTGGAGGCCCCGTCGTCCGCGCCAAGCGGACCAGAATGGGCGGCGACGGGGACGAGGTATGGTTCCATCAACCCATTGCAGGGACAGTGCAAGCAGCCGGTGGCGGcgaaggagaagagccggaAGAAGAGAAGGTCTTCCTGgtgccgagcgccgcggcgTTCCCCCACGCGGGGCTGTCGCTGGCCGCGGCCAAGAAGGAGGAGCTCAGCAAGTCGCCGTCCAACTCGCCGGCCTCGTCGGGCGGCACGGACGGCGGCTCgtccgcgctgccgccgcccgagctGCTCCCGCACGCAAGGAACGGCGTGCCGGCGCCGGGGGAGGCCGGGCGGGAGGCGATGGAGCTCGTCGTCGCGCTCACCGCGTGCGCTGACTCCCTCGCCGCCCGCAACCACGACGCCGCCAACTACTACCTGGCGCGGCTCGGCGAGATGGCCTCGCCGGCGGGGCCCACGCCGACGCACCGCGTGGCCGCCTACTTCGCCGAGGCGCTCGCGCTCCGCGTGGTGCGCACGTGGCCGCACCTGTTCGACGTcaccccgccgcgcgagctcgccgacggcgacgacgacgccacGGCGCTGCGGATCCTCAACGCCATCACTCCGATCCCGCGCTTCCTGCACTTCACCCTCAACGAGAGGATGCTCCGCGCGTTCGACGGCCACGATCGCGTCCACGTCATCGACCTCGACATCAAGCAGGGGCTCCAGTGGCCGGGCCTGCTCCAGAGCCTCGCCACGCGCGCGACACCCCCGGCGCACGTGCGCATCACCGGCGTCGGCGAGTCGAGGcaggagctgcaggagaccgGCGCGCGGCTGGGCCGCGTGGCCGCCGCGCTGGGGCTCGCGTTCGAGTTCCACGCCGTGGTGGACCGGCTCGAGGACGTCCGCCTGTGGATGCTCCACGTCaagcgcggcgagcgcgtcgcCGTGAACTGCGTCCTCGCCGCGCACCGCCTGCTCCGCGacgacaccggcgccgcgctcgccgactTCCTCGGGCTCGCGCGCAGCACGGGCGCCGCCATCCTCCTCCTGGGCGAGCACGAGGACGCCCTCAACTCCGGCGGGTGGGAGGCGCGGTTTGCGCGCGCGCTGCGGTTCTACGCCGCGGCGTTCGACGCCGTGGACGCCGCCGGGCTGCCGGACGCGAGCCCCGCGAGGGTCAAGGCGGAGGAGATGTTCGCGCGGGAGATCTGCAACGCGGTGGCGTTCGAAGACGCGGACCGCTTCGAGCGGCACGAGAGCTTCgccggatggcggcggcgcatggaGGAAGGCGGGTTCCAGAACGCCGGCCTCGGCGACCGGGAGGTGATGCAGGCGCGCATGATCGCGAGGATGTTCGCGCCTGGCAACTACAGCGTGCAGGCGCAGGGCAACGGCGAGGGGCTCACGCTCCGGTGGCTGGACCAGCCGATGTACACCGTGTCCGCATGGGCGCCggtgggcgacggcggcggcggaggcagcacGGTGTCCGCGTCAGTCTCCACCACAGCATCCCATTCTCAGCAAAGCTGA